The window GAAGATGCAGCAAATAATTGTAACCATCATCAGGGAACCCAAGCTCCAAAATAtcttttctaacattttccGGTAACGACGACGTTCCACCAACATCCCCACTAAACTGCATAGATGACCCAAAACCTCCATTCTCTTCCTCATCGTAATCCTCAGAAGCATCGGCAAATATTGAGTTAGGATCTTCATCATAGCAGGCAGAACCGGAAGCATCGACAGGACCATCATCAAAGGCAGGGAGAGTATAAGAGTGGTTGTCAACACGAACAAAAACACGGTCAGTGGCAGCAGTTCCATCATAATTGGGATCAGATGAGTCACGAGCAAGTAATTGGAAAGTAGCTGATTTCTTCTTgtcaaaaaatttcttctttcccaTTGCAAGTCAAGTTAAGAATGTCAAGGATCGCTTAGATGTAGAATGGACCAATAGCACCACAAAGTAGAGAGTAAAGAGCAGATGTCAGGACGCAACAAAGCTGGTGTTGCTGAGAATggaatctgaaaattttgcaGAGTTAGTTAATGCAGTTTAAGATGGCAAGATATAGAGTAGTGTTGGGAATGACTAACCTAGCAAATTAAAACCGTGTTAGAATTATAAACGTTTTAAAAgcaattcttcaattaattctaaaacggaattttcaattattaatgtttaaaatatttcttactttttcCTTAAAAAGACAACTaatggttttggaaaaaatatagattttttttcattgttgttCTTCACGTTTTTTCTGAGCAATTTTCTATCGATTCCATTCCTTTCTCCGGCGAGTGCACACTGAGTAGGGACGTTGTGTTAACTTGGGAGCTAAGAAGTATGGACACGCAACACTACACCCAATTTCTAGAAAATTAATTGACATcgtaaattttttattttttcaaactaatatGTGATAATACTTGTAAATAAATTCCTCATATATGTTAGAACATAACAATACttctttaaaacataaataaagaacatATGAGtactctttatttatttaaaacatagaTAAATAGTACATTAACatacaaatttgattaaaccataccaaaaatttaagatgataTTCCAAAAAGTCATGTACACattccaaattaaataaatacaaaaaaatattttttttttcaaaaaatgcaATACAAATGCCCAAGGCCAAAACCatgttttatataaatttcaacatcTCGGTTGGGATTAATATGAAGTAACCAATAAAAAAAGCATATACATACGCGTGCGTTCTGTCAAACCAGATGAAACATTACTCAAACATTGatacacaaaaaagaaagaaaaaagtaaaaacctttaaaccaaaaccaaaaggaGGGCGAGTGCGGCTGCTCTGATCGGAGTTACAGTCGCCGGCGTCGTCTGGTCGGAGTAGATGTACCGAACGTTGAAGATTGGAGAGAAGTCGAAGAGAGTGTGCACTTAGGGTTTGTTTTCTATCAAAGAGGGCGCAAGTTAAACAATAAAAGGGatgtgatttatttttaaataaaatatttttttaatgatattaaaaaataaataaataaagtaaaaaaaaattaaaagtagcgagataaattaaaatatttataagctatagcaaaattttggattttatcactcatagtcttctatcacgATAGTATATCAATtactatttataataaaatcggctataagttgtaaatattttgtaaaatttactattttaaaaattctcttAATGTAGATGTGTTTCATAGATTCAATAGCCTAAGTGagtttttcaacaaaatttattaaatatagatcaatttaaaaacatattgtAATAGTGATGATCTATAGCtggtacattttttaatagtaTATATTGTAGTCTgatactttaaaattaatattaaaatacaaaaactgaTAATGTGAAAAGGAAATGTGTCTCTACAGATCCATCAAAAATTCATCGATGATTGTACAAGCTTCTCAAGTATTCATTAAAACTATGAtgtattgaaattattatttttattttctacatGAATTGAAATAGGCTATCGATAAAAATGGTTGTAAAAACGATCTAAtgcaacaaaatattttcatttttcattttattttgatgtttaactaATTCAACTATggtttgttttctctttttctctctttagatatataaatttatacgagaaattattttaaaaaaatataacatttgacaaaatatttacatttcataGGAAAATCACAAATCGAGTTCAAAACGCTCAATCTAAATTAAGCGTGAGTTTTGGGTGTCTAATCTCATTATTGTACCCAAATACTCCTTAGAAGACGTTTGAAGaactaaaatgttaaaaagtaATCATAATTACTGGAAATCAAAATGAGACTGAAAAGCGTGAGTAATTGAAGACAGAACGAAAATGAAAGCACGAAGGGTGGAGAGTGAAAATAGTGAGAAAGATGACTGAATTAAAAAGTGTCATGATGAAATGagttttgtattaaaaatcAAGTTCAAAATGTTCAATCCAAACATAATTATGGATTACATTACATTATAAACTCATACCACTATCGCTACCAAGTAAGAAGAAATCCTCCTGCTTTTGTCAAAGGTAATTAGCATTAGTTCatattgaaagtttaatatttcattccaTAATGGATGTACTAAAAAATTTTCGAGCTTTACCTATTGTTAGATAAATAAACAagtgaaaagaacaaaaacaaataaacatagTTGTTATctcaagagaagaaaatttattgagaTAGAGAGGCAATATATCTCTTCCTAGaatgtcttttcttttaaataataataattctccAATATCATTACATATTTTAACAACATTTTCAATTCCCTAAATATCACAAAACTACAACTAATACCAACTAATTAACCAAACCGAATTGATAAGTTACCAATTACGTACCATTCTAAAAGTCGATATGTTCAATCTCTCAATTAACAACTTTGGAGCATAAAACCCAAAGAGACTTTTAGGCACTAAAGTGAACTTAGGCTAACAAAAACTGACACAGTCTTTCAATTTAGAAGTCGAAGATTCGATTTTTCGCCTGGTTATTGTTGTTGTACCAAGAAAACGAAGGTGAATTTTAGGTTTTTGCGGATTGAATGTTGGAGAGTTGTTTGGTGGCTATAATTTGGTGATAAAGGTGTCTAATTTTCAAGCCAATAATGGTTTGAAAAAGGCCTGTTCCATTATTACTTCCTGGGAAATCAGAGTGCATCAATATTTGTTGAGTAATTTCACCATAATATTTGGTGGAAATGTTGCTTAGATGACTTTCTACATAGATAAGCTCATCCAATTTATCAAATTGCCCATCCATCTCCATTACGGTTACCTGAAATTAccacaaaacaaattattgtcAGCAATGAATCTAAGAAGTTAGGGAGCcgacaaataaagaaaagagaagaattagTAGAATGATTCACGTGGTTTGCCAACAGTGCGTTAGCTACATCGAGATAGAagagaaataattttattaacaatagTTATTCATAATATAAATGTAACTTTAAAGTTAGAGAGTTTATAATATGCATTTCTCTAAACTCTAGGgtcataaacataaataatttaggtTTCGAAACATCACATATCAAGTTCAACGCATTTCAAATATAAGAGATTGATTTGTAAAGACAAATTGTAATGTTTGATAAATGTGAGTTAAAAATTCAAGATTAAATTAATCTCATATAATTCAGAGTGATTTTCGCAAGttccatttgaaaatttagaaataaaatagacTAAAGTGTGCTTATAATCTTTATAATATAGATTAGAACTTTGTGTCGAAACtctaaaattttcatgtaATGGTTTgtctatttataattttatttctttagaaGGAAAACTCTTAAATAGGTTAATTACATATTAGTCACAAACTTGAAACTTCGAGCATTTAGTGgatgcaaaattaaaaatctaagGATTTATTGGACATCTTTTAGAattcaaaaatcaaagaatCACATTTGTTAgcgattttgtttttagttttgtattttCGTATGTTTTCTCTTAAATTAGATACTAATCTATGATTCTCGCATATAGATTGAATTCTTTGTTcgattttacaaataaaaattacttttgttagtttctaaaattgaacaacGATGGAGAGTGAATAAAACAATAGGGCAATTATTATCTAAGTCTGTAATAACCATATTTTGCTtcagtaaataatatttaaaagtctTGTTATACTaaacactatttcaaaactacaatatttactatttaacatgcatccttttttattctttactacaatatttactatttttttattaaactaaaataatctatacaCAAAACACATACAATTAtaactcaaattaaaacaatatgcattccaaacacaaattattctAATCTAGCAACGATAACTTATGACTATATAATAACTCACTATTTAGCTCAAATGTTCACTAAACTTTTAtctactaatttaaaatattttttttcaaatataagaaagtgaactaaaatatttacaaatataacaaagttaaaataatctatAGGTATTTTcagatatttttaataattttgtattttaaatggtaatatcaaattaaaactaatgatttatactaaaacaagaagaagaaaaggtgaAAGTGTTTGCATGAAATGCATGAGTGTTGAGAAGAGAATACCTCATGACCAAAGTAAGTTTGAGGGCCACAAGAGAGCCTAATTCCAGGATAAGAACATGAAAGCTTTCTTCCACAAGGAATCCATGAGATTGTTGATCCTTCGTCAAACAGGTAAACTGGACTGAAATTCTCTATTCCTTCTTTCATTATCAATCTAACTCTAAGAATTTTGCCTTCATCGTCATTTGGAATCAATCTCGTTGGCAGTACTTCCATCACCGCATCCGCGTATTGCTTTTGTGGATCTAAATCCAAATCAAAACAATCATCGCATTCAGATTATTCAagtatgtttttctttgaatctTGTCATTTATCTATGCCggattttggaatttttgtaGCTTAATTTTTACCGATATATGCGTCGAAATCTGGTTTTCGCGCTTCGATGCTTGCTTTGATACTCTCAAGGCTATGGCCTCTCTCTGCCATGTCTCTCTGCaattgttttgatttcaatttctaattcGAAATTTAGAGAAAGTAGAATATTACTCTAtcctaatttttaatttcgtATGTAATATTTGATTAATGTATACCTGAATCTTCCAAGCAAATTTGACCTCGTTGCTGATATCTAAGTAAATGCTGAAGTCTAGAAGATCCCTAACTCGTGAATCGTACCTGCATAAATGTAGATCCATGTATGAAATCTCATAAAAATTACTTGGCCTGCGAATATTTCCCCTCTGCTGTGGAAATGGAATGATTAGACTTTGATTGATCAGTTATCACAGAGAATATGaaaacatatgaaaatgcAAAGGGAAATGGACTATTTATTTCAAGTGATTCATTCATAACGAAGTGGAAAGCTACGTTTGGTTGATCAGTGAGatatagaaaataagaaaaacactCAAAACTTCTTTATCTCCGGTGATCTTTTAATAAGAATCAAATGCAGGAGGAAGGGTGAGGAAGTTGTAAAATTGAAGATATCTATTCAATCCCTTGGGCCCGTTTTTCTCAAGGTTGGAGAAGtttatttctcaaaatgtATATGAACACAGAGATATTGATGTCACACCTAGAGAGTTTTGGTATTTcgtaactaattgattaagcAGCGGCTCAGAGATGACCAAAAAAGGAATGTTCATTATTGGACTCATATTCTAACAGGAGAAGTTGGGGATACAATAACTTACATCGGGTGCAGGCCTTCAATGACAAGGATCTTAGGAGGCTTGATAAGCTCAGGTGGATCTAGAAGGCCTGTGACATGATTATAAATAGGCTTCTCAACTGCAATTCCACTTTTGAGAGCCTTAACTTGCTCATACATGAGATCAAAATCATTAGCTCTTGGGTCAAGTGCAGTAACTCCCTTCTGTTTTCTTCCAGTTCTATCCAATGAATGATAATCATCTAAACATATCACAGTTGTAGTGTCACTTATGAGTGTGTTGGAGTCTGGATTTCCACCTCTTGGTGGCTTTGCTGCACCTCCAAATACACTAGTTAGCCTTCTCATGAAAGTGCTTTTCCCACACCCCGAATCTGCTGCTAGACCAATCACAACTGTCTGTTGGTCACCTGCTGAGCAGGTTATCAGCCATGGATTCGTGTTGGCTTTGCCACTCTTGGATTTTTTGCCACTTGCGAAGAAAACTATATGTTCTTGGTGATGTCCTAAGCTTGTTTTTGACGATGAATAGACTGAATAATGTGTGTAGATAAGGGACTTGGCTGTAGAGACTGTTGCCATGGTCTGAAGTTTAGATCTTTGGTTACTCTAATTTGGTTTTCTGAAGCGTAAGACAGTTTGGCCTTcacttttcctttcttcttttcattgaACGGGAAGTATTTAGATAGGATCAAGAAAACAGACAACAGTTTGGAAAGGAACCAAAAAAGACTTCGATGCTTACTGCTAAGTTTCTTCAATTACCCTTGTTATCTTTGTAAAATATAGATTGGAAAGAGGGATTTTGTGTGAGTTTTTGACATTGGACATTGGTAAAACTGTCATTTCCTAAGAGAAGTTGAAATGTTGGATTCCTGATTGAAGATGAAGTTCTTGATGAGTTGATGACAAACAGTGACGAGAGGAACTTTGTGGTGGATCTCATTCAGTTTTGGATATTTCTGATGCCACGTGGCAATGGTGGATTGGATGGTTATGGATGATAAGTGAGAGGTGTAGAAtgaagaagagatgaaaactCTGAAATCAAAATTACTCAATCGTTGGCTCTTTGAATTGTACAGTTTCTCAACGTCCTCCATCAAAATTGAACCACAAGTTCAATGAATAGAAGGGAAggtttgagagagaaaaacacaCATATTGGacaattttagatttatattaacattttagattgtaattaattaaaagtaactCATGCGATTGGATCTTGACTGTTATTAATTCATCAACAATGgtagaaaaagaagtaaatagAGTAAcgttgttatatatataacaagtCTTTACTCACATATATCGTAGCATTTATAAAAGATATCAAAACTAGTCGTAGATATTTAAGATCGATATCGAACCTTTCTATTTATGGacatattgatgaatattttcatctttaacTCCCACAGGTTGTGAAAGTTagtatttcttgtttttcattttgtttcacACAATCATTTTAAACATGGAATGAAATTTATTGAGAGGCAGAAAAATTGGGAAGAAATCAGAATTGATCAAGTTTACACAATCCTGACATCATCTTTGTTGCCAAAgagaattagaaaataaatttcaccCAACTCGGTCCATGAACGCCCATCATAGCTGTTGTTTATATGAGCATAAAGATTAAACCTATATTTGTCAATTAACTATAAGACTTATGAAAGCTACGTTAAATAAAGTGTGATTTGAACGAgcataccaaaaaaaaaaaaaaaaatagcaattttcgc of the Cucumis sativus cultivar 9930 chromosome 3, Cucumber_9930_V3, whole genome shotgun sequence genome contains:
- the LOC101208330 gene encoding phosphoribulokinase, chloroplastic; its protein translation is MATVSTAKSLIYTHYSVYSSSKTSLGHHQEHIVFFASGKKSKSGKANTNPWLITCSAGDQQTVVIGLAADSGCGKSTFMRRLTSVFGGAAKPPRGGNPDSNTLISDTTTVICLDDYHSLDRTGRKQKGVTALDPRANDFDLMYEQVKALKSGIAVEKPIYNHVTGLLDPPELIKPPKILVIEGLHPMYDSRVRDLLDFSIYLDISNEVKFAWKIQRDMAERGHSLESIKASIEARKPDFDAYIDPQKQYADAVMEVLPTRLIPNDDEGKILRVRLIMKEGIENFSPVYLFDEGSTISWIPCGRKLSCSYPGIRLSCGPQTYFGHEVTVMEMDGQFDKLDELIYVESHLSNISTKYYGEITQQILMHSDFPGSNNGTGLFQTIIGLKIRHLYHQIIATKQLSNIQSAKT